The window TTTACATTGAAGTTTACAGACGTAAGAATACGAAGAAATCTAGAGTGGTAAAGCGAGTTCGCGGAGGAGTCGCTGCAAGAGTTAACGAATATGTCAATGTTGACGTGAAAAATGTGGCTACGCCATCACCTTCACCAAAGCcaaagaacaaaaagaagagtTTTATGCGCTGAATTTATAGATTATGATTTAGTGCTAAAGCTTTGCAGTTTGGCACATTTCGATTGAATGATAATGTGCGATGATTTTGCATCTCAATAATACCTTGTAAACTATTAATCGATAAAATCTTCAGATGTACACTATTCTCTGTTGGACGAGCAAGCGAAGATTGTGTACTAAGTAATGATATCTGtagtttttcaaatagTCCCGTTATTCATATACACcttatttaataattctcATTAATCGTACAAGGAATATGCAACTTCTATAAACCGGGAGTGGTGGACTTTTTTTGCAGCACTCGAGTAAAGTCATCTACTAATCAAAGTATCTTGGATGCTAGATCTTGAGACCTTTTTTTAGCTAGCCTGAATGCACTTTTGATGATCTCGGGGCTGACATTTGATGTGCCTCCAATAAGCGTCACACTTTTAAAGCTTCCATCAGCATCTGTGATCACGGATATTGTCGATGTAATAGAGGTTTCCTCAGCCTCACCTTGCAAATCTGCAACCAAGATAGTATTTTGTCTATCTAGTTCCATTTGgtcatcatcttcaggCAACTGCACGTCGGGATCAACATCGATAACTCCACAACGAGAAGCGTATGCAATGTTAGATTTATTTAATGATAGTTGTACACTTTGATCTGGGTCACACAGAAGATCGTATGTTTCTCTGATTGTCGCCGTACGGCCACGGGTTCTCACGGGAATTTTTAAATCCGTAGCACgctcatcaacaaaagcTCTAGGCAATTGAACGGTCTGCAAAGCATACATTAACGAGTTCCAGCAAAGTTCATACAACGGTCCATCACGActgaaaactttgattttTGCGTATAAGCAATAGTTCCACTTTCTTGTTTGCTTATAGCTCAAAATTTTAATCAAATCCGCGCTTTCCATATCATCAGAATCAGGGTAAAGAATAGCAGGCTTACCGTCCCTATCTGTGGTTCTTATTCCGCATATGACTTCTAATGCTTTTTTGGGGATTATTCCAGAACTTCGGATATCATCGTGTAACATTTGTGATATAATCATTTCCTCATCAGTTGGTAAACCAACTCTTCCGCGCTCTATATCCACAACAGGATAAACTGTCGCAAAGTCACTTTTATCGTAAGTGCCCATTGAAGATTCTTTAGGTTCAAAACCGTCGTCCTCTTGCAATTCATTACTCGAAAGCGTATCTTCGACAATACCACCCGTGATCGAAGTTATTACAATCGTACTACCCGACTTCAACACATTGGAACCAAGAATATTGTTTGAATTGGTATTATTACATTTAGGACTGTATCTTGATAGGTTCCCATCACTAGTTTCAACTTCTCTAAACTCTTCAAACGCGCGGAGACATGGTCTCACACCCAGAGAAAGATGCCTTTGTAGGGATAATTCCGG is drawn from Eremothecium cymbalariae DBVPG#7215 chromosome 8, complete sequence and contains these coding sequences:
- the RRP43 gene encoding exosome non-catalytic core subunit RRP43 (similar to Ashbya gossypii AFR625C) — translated: MSESVEFTPIVFPPRVLARISPELSLQRHLSLGVRPCLRAFEEFREVETSDGNLSRYSPKCNNTNSNNILGSNVLKSGSTIVITSITGGIVEDTLSSNELQEDDGFEPKESSMGTYDKSDFATVYPVVDIERGRVGLPTDEEMIISQMLHDDIRSSGIIPKKALEVICGIRTTDRDGKPAILYPDSDDMESADLIKILSYKQTRKWNYCLYAKIKVFSRDGPLYELCWNSLMYALQTVQLPRAFVDERATDLKIPVRTRGRTATIRETYDLLCDPDQSVQLSLNKSNIAYASRCGVIDVDPDVQLPEDDDQMELDRQNTILVADLQGEAEETSITSTISVITDADGSFKSVTLIGGTSNVSPEIIKSAFRLAKKRSQDLASKIL